In a genomic window of Epinephelus lanceolatus isolate andai-2023 chromosome 3, ASM4190304v1, whole genome shotgun sequence:
- the LOC117254913 gene encoding ATP-sensitive inward rectifier potassium channel 12-like — protein sequence MVGTTRPNLHYCPRRHSLMITGAMGAVRVNRYSIVSTDEDALKISSLGLHNGHSPLTQQTLSGACMRGEEGGGECQGSDEGRGALTLRVANEPIVHNSCRASPSCRLGLDLGTGRLRSRFVKKNGQCNVVFNNMEDKPRRYLADIFTTCVDIRWRYLLLIFTTTFLLSWLVFGLIFWGVALAHGDFNPRIPVKEGDPQNNVEDGKDEWRPCILHIQGFIGAFLFSIETQTTIGYGFRCVTEECPVAVVTVVVQSIVGCIIDSFMIGTIMAKMVRPKKRAQTLLFSHHAVIALRDGKLCLMWRLGNMRKSHIVEAHVRAQLIKPHVTAEGEYLPLEQTDIDVGYDDGLDRLFLVSPLVVVHEINKNSPLYDLSRDDLQKEDFEIVVILEGMVEATAMTTQARSSYLAKEILWGHRFEPVVFEKSDRYYVDYSRFHKSYEVPSTPHCSARELSLMTGRGGQSSSSSSSYSQSPSPFAPRAARHFLGPHSPSAFCYENEVALCCGDDEDEEDVKEEAGSLNVRSDREVKMRDDIHLGFKETFVEEQTVEMLCVLDTENQISLDRLQPTLPLYISRESGV from the exons ATGGTTGGAACTACCCGCCCCAACCTACATTACTGCCCTCGCAGACACAGCCTGATGATCACCGGTGCCATGGGAGCGGTGCGAGTCAACAG ATACAGCATCGTTTCCACAGATGAAGATGCCCTAAAGATCTCCAGCCTGGGCCTCCACAATGGCCACAGTCCTCTGACTCAGCAGACGCTGTCGGGGGCCTGTATGCGGggtgaagaaggaggaggagagtgtcAAGGAAGTGACGAGGGAAGAGGAGCTTTGACTTTGAGAGTGGCAAACGAGCCCATCGTCCACAACAGCTGCCGTGCTTCACCTTCCTGTCGCCTGGGCCTGGATCTGGGCACCGGCCGCCTGCGCAGCCGCTTTGTGAAGAAGAATGGCCAGTGCAATGTGGTGTTCAATAACATGGAGGATAAACCACGACGATACCTGGCTGACATTTTCACCACCTGCGTGGACATACGTTGGCGGTACCTCCTGCTCATTTTCACCACCACCTTCCTTCTGTCTTGGCTGGTGTTCGGCCTGATCTTTTGGGGAGTGGCGCTCGCTCATGGAGACTTTAACCCTCGCATTCCTGTGAAGGAAGGGGATCCTCAAAATAACGTAGAGGATGGAAAAGACGAATGGCGGCCATGTATTCTCCACATCCAGGGTTTCATCGGGGCGTTCCTCTTCTCCATAGAGACCCAGACCACCATTGGATATGGTTTCCGGTGTGTCACTGAAGAGTGCCCAGTTGCTGTGGTGACTGTGGTGGTCCAGTCCATTGTGGGCTGCATTATTGACTCCTTCATGATCGGCACCATCATGGCAAAGATGGTGCGGCCCAAGAAGCGGGCACAGACCTTGCTGTTCTCGCATCATGCCGTCATCGCTCTGCGAGATGGTAAGCTGTGCCTCATGTGGCGCTTGGGGAACATGCGCAAGAGCCACATTGTTGAAGCACATGTGCGTGCTCAGCTCATCAAGCCACATGTGACGGCGGAGGGCGAGTACCTCCCTTTGGAGCAGACGGACATTGATGTTGGCTATGACGATGGGCTGGATCGGCTGTTTCTGGTGTCGCCACTGGTGGTGGTCCATGAGATCAACAAAAACAGTCCTCTGTATGACCTGAGCCGGGATGACCTACAAAAGGAAGACTTTGAGATTGTGGTCATCCTGGAGGGAATGGTGGAGGCTACAGCTATGACCACTCAGGCCCGTAGCTCCTACTTGGCAAAGGAGATCCTGTGGGGTCACCGCTTTGAGCCTGTGGTCTTTGAGAAGAGTGACCGCTATTACGTGGACTACTCCCGCTTCCATAAGTCCTACGAAGTGCCATCTACACCTCACTGCAGTGCCAGGGAACTGAGTCTGATGACAGGTCGTGGCGGGCAGTCCTCATCCTCCAGCTCAAGTTACTCCCAGTCTCCATCACCATTTGCACCGAGGGCAGCCCGCCACTTCCTGGGCCCTCACTCCCCCAGCGCTTTCTGCTACGAGAACGAGGTAGCTTTGTGCTGCGGGGATGACGAGGATGAGGAGGACGTGAAAGAGGAGGCAGGGAGCCTGAATGTCAGAAGTGACAGAGAGGTAAAGATGAGAGATGACATTCACTTGGGTTTTAAAGAGACATTTGTGGAGGAGCAGACAGTGGAGATGCTGTGTGTTCTGGACACAGAGAATCAGATCAGCCTTGACAGACTACAGCCCACCCTACCTTTATACATCAGCAGAGAGTCAGGAGTTTAA